From the Paenibacillus sp. FSL H8-0548 genome, one window contains:
- a CDS encoding helix-turn-helix transcriptional regulator: MSLGFTIKKIREELKISQEQLARELNISFSTINRWENNKTNPSRLAKDRLCTFCENKLISSEIITELTK; the protein is encoded by the coding sequence ATGTCACTGGGTTTTACTATAAAGAAAATTCGGGAAGAACTTAAAATAAGCCAAGAACAGCTGGCACGAGAATTAAATATAAGTTTCTCAACAATTAATCGCTGGGAGAATAATAAGACTAATCCAAGTCGTCTCGCCAAGGATCGACTATGCACTTTCTGCGAAAATAAATTGATTTCCTCAGAAATAATTACAGAACTTACAAAATAA
- a CDS encoding ATP-binding protein — protein MARADLLFEVIKHGLSGDGPHFRRAVEAICAEERAKQHTIVANRIEELLKNSKPEMRNQQNGFPLVRQVPNEQNFYSEIVPKKRLEHLILPDTVLQSCREVIEEHNRADLLRSYGLEPRNRLLFVGPPGNGKTSLAEAIAESLMVPLLTVKYESIVGAYLGETAIKLAKLFDYAKTRQCVLFFDEFETLGKERGDVHETGEIKRVVSSLLLHIDSLPSYVIVIGATNHEGLLDKAAWRRFQLHLELPYPSRSNLELWFSYFEKRTGFKFGLEPSTLAKKTLGCSYAEAEEFATSIYRKYILQLPNQDSKGVTSSTLRLWDAQKKVKQVSNNSEVIDNG, from the coding sequence TTGGCAAGAGCTGATTTGCTTTTTGAAGTAATAAAACATGGGCTATCAGGAGACGGTCCTCATTTTAGGCGAGCAGTCGAAGCTATTTGTGCAGAAGAAAGAGCAAAACAACATACTATTGTTGCTAACCGAATAGAAGAATTATTGAAAAACAGCAAACCTGAAATGAGAAATCAGCAAAATGGCTTTCCTCTAGTTAGACAAGTTCCAAACGAGCAAAATTTTTATTCTGAGATAGTTCCTAAAAAAAGACTTGAACATTTAATACTTCCAGATACGGTTTTGCAGTCATGCAGAGAAGTAATTGAAGAACACAATCGTGCTGACCTGTTACGTTCTTATGGCTTAGAGCCACGAAACAGATTGCTATTTGTTGGCCCTCCCGGAAATGGAAAGACCTCTTTAGCAGAAGCCATTGCGGAGTCTTTAATGGTCCCTCTTTTAACAGTAAAGTATGAAAGTATAGTTGGAGCCTACTTGGGTGAGACAGCAATAAAATTGGCAAAATTATTTGATTACGCAAAAACCAGACAATGCGTTTTGTTTTTTGATGAATTTGAGACCTTAGGCAAAGAACGTGGAGATGTTCATGAAACCGGAGAAATAAAAAGAGTCGTTAGCTCTCTCCTTTTACATATTGACTCGTTACCAAGCTATGTAATAGTTATTGGAGCTACAAACCATGAAGGTTTATTGGACAAGGCAGCGTGGCGAAGGTTTCAACTACATTTGGAGCTACCATATCCAAGCAGGTCAAACCTTGAACTGTGGTTCTCTTATTTTGAAAAACGTACAGGTTTCAAATTTGGTCTTGAGCCGAGCACCTTAGCTAAGAAAACATTAGGTTGTAGTTACGCAGAAGCAGAAGAATTCGCAACATCTATTTATAGAAAGTACATCCTACAACTTCCTAACCAAGATTCAAAAGGAGTAACATCAAGTACACTCAGATTATGGGATGCACAGAAGAAAGTAAAACAAGTGTCTAATAACTCAGAGGTGATTGATAATGGCTGA
- a CDS encoding IS4 family transposase — translation MDKDTTKSTFKEYLIPLDREFLLNQIAKLGLDKYTKKLDSVTFCKLFIFAQLCQVKSLADISLDVRMSEELQRELALESISASQLSRKLRDLDPGLFDATLGHLIQQIHREYGFQKGTAALGRLNLIDSSTISLCLTKHRWAEFRNTKAGIKMHTRVVYHEQMVSPDKVVLKPAKASDKTEMNELVVQEPDAMNLFDRAYLDYDLFDQYCENGTRFITRLKANAVVTVLEEKVVNAEGPILREAIVRLGKPGVNQMEHTLRLIETHDSKGNLITIITNERTMEPIEIGELYRRRWHIELFFKWVKQHLHIKRFYGISANAVYTQIRIALITYCLLLLLKRKIAFQGNLLIIYKLMQRCWDEPLIAMIRKWYGDRTRTSKGRRTYDHERIFAETLQQFENGEEDHLDELAYDPVI, via the coding sequence ATGGACAAGGATACTACAAAATCCACTTTTAAGGAATACCTTATTCCTCTTGATCGAGAATTTTTATTGAACCAGATTGCAAAACTTGGACTGGATAAGTACACGAAGAAGCTGGATTCCGTTACATTCTGTAAGTTGTTTATCTTTGCACAGTTGTGCCAAGTCAAGAGTTTGGCTGACATCAGTTTGGACGTTCGCATGAGTGAAGAGCTGCAACGAGAACTGGCATTGGAATCGATCAGTGCTTCGCAGCTTTCCCGAAAATTGCGAGACTTGGATCCAGGTCTATTCGATGCGACACTTGGCCATCTCATTCAGCAGATTCACAGGGAATACGGCTTTCAGAAAGGAACGGCAGCACTTGGACGGTTGAATCTGATTGATTCTTCCACGATCTCTCTCTGTCTAACGAAGCATCGGTGGGCAGAATTTCGCAACACGAAAGCTGGCATCAAGATGCATACCCGCGTAGTCTATCACGAACAGATGGTAAGTCCAGATAAAGTCGTCCTTAAACCGGCAAAAGCCTCGGACAAGACAGAGATGAACGAGCTTGTCGTGCAGGAACCGGATGCGATGAATCTGTTTGACCGCGCTTATCTCGATTATGACTTATTCGACCAGTATTGCGAAAATGGTACGCGATTCATCACTCGTTTGAAGGCTAATGCGGTCGTCACGGTCCTTGAAGAGAAGGTTGTGAATGCCGAGGGACCCATTCTAAGAGAAGCCATCGTGCGATTAGGCAAGCCTGGTGTAAACCAAATGGAGCATACGCTGCGGTTAATCGAAACACATGATAGCAAGGGCAATCTCATTACCATCATCACGAATGAAAGGACCATGGAGCCAATCGAGATTGGCGAGCTCTACCGTCGCCGCTGGCACATCGAGTTGTTCTTCAAGTGGGTCAAGCAGCATCTGCACATTAAGCGGTTCTATGGTATCAGCGCCAATGCAGTCTATACGCAAATCCGCATTGCACTCATCACGTATTGTCTGCTTCTGCTTCTTAAGCGAAAGATTGCGTTCCAGGGTAACTTATTAATCATCTATAAACTGATGCAACGTTGCTGGGACGAGCCCTTGATAGCGATGATCCGAAAATGGTACGGGGACCGCACCCGAACATCCAAGGGGCGACGGACCTACGATCATGAGCGCATATTTGCGGAGACGCTACAGCAATTCGAGAATGGTGAAGAAGATCACTTGGACGAACTGGCATATGATCCGGTAATTTAA
- a CDS encoding S8 family peptidase, producing the protein MAVLDGFPMQNHSLLSDRLIIDDPDNWASDYVVRDRVHGTAMTSLVIHGDINSNNSPINSKVYVRPILKPVRDFKDKLSECAPDDVLLIDLIHTAVRRIVVGDEHNIALSSVKIINLSFGDPSRVFINMISPLARLLDWLSYTYKILFIISAGNHNQHGIDVGVSFDEFKKLTPAIKEELVLKSLNNNSRNTRLLSPAESINNITVGALFNDFSNVVENERFILPYNQSLPSPVSAIGLGYNRSIKPDIFFNGGRKFIRELIGSTIMGWIPAPTRPPGCCVATPGQNNEINEVAYSFGTSDAAAQVSHNGVKCHSVIDEIFLTQTGEHVPDKYSALLIKAMLVHGASWSNNNIIANAMKIPENRIFRWLGNGIPDIARVMECAQNRMTLIGYGTLQKGAAHVYELPIPFNFTSERFFRKLTVTLSYFSPVIPSKQKYRSAHLWFNIENNNLVPQRVNTDHNVVQRGTMQHESFCGDKATTWNPTDSIKIKVNCRDDAETKIPEIEYALLVSFELAEEVCAKLDIDVYEIISTKIRELVPIQTINPTI; encoded by the coding sequence GTGGCAGTTCTTGATGGTTTCCCTATGCAGAACCATTCTCTTTTATCTGACCGACTGATCATTGATGATCCCGATAATTGGGCAAGTGATTATGTTGTAAGAGATAGAGTACACGGTACAGCAATGACATCGCTAGTGATTCATGGAGACATAAACAGTAACAATTCTCCTATAAATAGCAAGGTTTATGTTAGACCTATCTTAAAACCCGTAAGAGATTTCAAAGATAAATTATCAGAATGCGCTCCGGATGATGTCTTACTGATTGATTTGATACATACTGCTGTCAGAAGAATTGTTGTAGGAGATGAACATAATATAGCCCTTTCATCTGTAAAAATAATAAATTTGTCTTTCGGTGATCCTTCCAGAGTGTTTATCAATATGATAAGCCCTCTCGCACGTTTGCTTGATTGGCTAAGCTATACCTATAAGATATTATTTATTATCAGTGCAGGAAACCATAATCAGCACGGCATCGATGTCGGGGTCTCCTTTGATGAGTTTAAGAAACTTACTCCCGCTATTAAAGAAGAGTTAGTATTAAAAAGTCTGAATAACAATAGCAGAAATACTAGATTACTATCGCCTGCAGAAAGTATAAATAATATCACTGTAGGTGCCTTATTTAATGACTTCTCTAATGTAGTTGAGAACGAAAGATTTATTCTGCCTTACAACCAATCATTACCTAGCCCCGTTTCAGCTATCGGTCTGGGATATAACAGATCAATTAAGCCAGACATATTTTTTAATGGAGGAAGAAAGTTTATTAGAGAATTAATTGGTTCTACGATAATGGGTTGGATTCCAGCACCTACGAGACCACCCGGATGCTGCGTAGCTACACCAGGTCAAAATAATGAGATCAATGAAGTAGCATACTCCTTCGGGACAAGCGATGCAGCAGCACAGGTTTCTCATAATGGCGTAAAGTGCCACTCAGTTATAGATGAGATTTTCCTTACTCAAACTGGCGAACATGTGCCAGATAAGTACTCTGCACTATTAATTAAGGCAATGCTTGTTCACGGGGCTTCATGGAGTAATAACAATATTATTGCAAATGCAATGAAGATTCCAGAAAATAGAATATTCAGGTGGTTGGGAAATGGAATTCCCGATATTGCTCGCGTCATGGAATGCGCCCAGAATAGAATGACTTTAATTGGATATGGAACATTACAGAAAGGAGCTGCGCATGTATACGAATTGCCGATTCCATTTAACTTTACTTCAGAGAGGTTTTTTAGAAAACTCACTGTAACACTATCTTACTTTTCACCAGTTATACCTTCGAAGCAAAAATATCGTTCTGCTCATTTATGGTTCAATATAGAAAATAATAATCTCGTTCCTCAGCGTGTTAACACAGATCACAATGTAGTTCAAAGAGGAACAATGCAACATGAGTCATTTTGTGGTGATAAGGCCACCACTTGGAATCCTACTGACTCAATAAAAATAAAAGTTAACTGCCGGGACGATGCCGAAACTAAAATACCAGAGATTGAGTATGCCTTATTAGTATCTTTTGAACTAGCCGAAGAAGTATGTGCAAAGCTTGATATAGATGTCTATGAAATCATCTCAACTAAAATTCGAGAGCTTGTTCCTATTCAGACTATCAACCCTACTATTTAA
- a CDS encoding copper amine oxidase N-terminal domain-containing protein, producing the protein MVALDAPATIIKGSTLVPVRFIAESLGADVKWDTTTSTVNIMLGETMVSDYYYFLYNSKRISAADLTAIKSYIGKFRSTNNILLDVTEAKDAVDIYQRLQSDSTKQSGKLLGIQIF; encoded by the coding sequence ATGGTTGCTTTGGATGCTCCGGCTACAATCATCAAAGGCAGTACCTTGGTTCCAGTTCGTTTTATTGCAGAAAGTCTTGGAGCTGATGTGAAATGGGATACTACGACGAGCACAGTGAATATTATGCTAGGGGAAACTATGGTAAGTGATTACTATTACTTCCTATATAATAGCAAAAGAATTTCTGCTGCTGACTTGACGGCGATTAAAAGCTACATTGGAAAGTTTCGTAGCACAAACAACATATTGCTGGATGTGACAGAGGCAAAGGATGCAGTTGATATCTACCAGAGACTACAATCCGATTCTACAAAGCAATCAGGTAAGCTATTGGGTATTCAAATCTTCTGA
- a CDS encoding stalk domain-containing protein, translating into MWKIKNKMIMLVLVLILAVTAIPIGSFAANNNDIKVTINGKQLYFDVNPLSIDGRILVPMRGIFEALAAEIK; encoded by the coding sequence ATGTGGAAAATAAAAAATAAAATGATAATGCTGGTATTGGTCCTAATATTAGCGGTAACCGCTATACCTATAGGATCATTTGCAGCCAACAACAACGACATCAAAGTTACAATTAACGGAAAACAGCTGTATTTCGATGTGAATCCGCTATCTATTGATGGCAGGATACTTGTTCCTATGAGAGGGATATTTGAAGCTCTTGCCGCAGAAATCAAATGA
- a CDS encoding helix-turn-helix transcriptional regulator, with protein sequence MNSEAIFGQILKSIRKKQKVSQEELACRSNLDRTYISMLERGIHQPTLNSLLAIAAALDMKAA encoded by the coding sequence TTGAACTCAGAAGCTATTTTTGGACAGATATTAAAAAGTATTCGCAAGAAGCAGAAGGTGAGCCAAGAAGAATTGGCATGCCGTAGTAATCTTGATAGAACATACATATCCATGCTGGAAAGAGGTATCCACCAGCCTACATTAAATTCATTACTTGCTATTGCTGCGGCGCTGGATATGAAGGCTGCCTAG
- a CDS encoding Wadjet anti-phage system protein JetD domain-containing protein, with translation MSEGFKRQLVSALLDKYERSSFFYTEKRPTRRIMLKLYDGGQTEFPQYDIEQYETRSVINFAVQALYEAQLLSYRWMKGEENHIIAEVWLNFENISSAYSLIGRQPKGDLVDEVCLELLNSIDKVRSGWAKQFLSDAYDIISRKRSIGNRLPVDRSERSDLLRAICCIDQMGELEMLERVFSLQCFGDSKRFEKAIRARLLGILSKYLDYEDDNTDEEILRQVGITKYPEQLEFCGQVTMFFDSGTIDFSHLIFGGVVNSKDFQRGQLRVSPTIERVISIENRANYIEYIYKQKNDHELVVFHGGQFSPAKRKFLMAVAASIPTTSHWYHWGDIDFGGFSMLARLRREIKHDVIPYRMDKSELIRYSLLTASVQPQYIEKLCSLKRHSELADCLPCIDHMIENRVKMEQEAMLTDLI, from the coding sequence ATGAGTGAAGGATTTAAGCGCCAATTAGTTTCAGCTTTACTTGATAAATATGAGCGTAGCAGTTTTTTTTACACGGAAAAACGTCCGACACGTCGAATTATGCTGAAATTATATGATGGAGGGCAAACAGAGTTCCCACAATATGATATAGAGCAATATGAAACGCGCAGTGTGATAAATTTTGCAGTACAGGCCTTGTATGAGGCGCAGCTCTTATCATATCGGTGGATGAAAGGTGAAGAAAATCACATCATAGCAGAGGTATGGCTGAATTTTGAGAATATCTCTTCTGCGTACTCCTTGATTGGGCGGCAACCAAAAGGCGATTTGGTGGATGAGGTTTGTTTAGAACTGTTGAATTCAATAGATAAAGTTCGTAGCGGATGGGCAAAACAGTTTCTGAGCGATGCATATGACATCATTTCTAGAAAACGATCTATTGGAAACAGATTACCAGTAGATAGAAGCGAGCGTAGTGATCTCCTTCGTGCAATATGTTGTATTGATCAAATGGGTGAGTTAGAAATGCTTGAGCGTGTATTTTCGCTTCAATGTTTCGGAGATTCAAAGAGATTCGAGAAGGCGATAAGAGCACGGCTGCTTGGCATATTGTCCAAATATCTAGATTATGAAGATGATAATACTGATGAGGAAATTCTTAGACAAGTAGGTATTACGAAGTATCCCGAACAATTGGAGTTTTGTGGGCAAGTAACCATGTTCTTTGATAGCGGAACCATTGACTTTTCACATTTGATTTTTGGGGGCGTTGTGAACTCGAAAGATTTCCAACGAGGTCAGTTAAGAGTATCTCCAACAATAGAACGTGTGATTTCAATAGAAAATCGGGCAAATTATATTGAGTATATCTATAAGCAAAAAAATGACCATGAATTAGTTGTGTTCCACGGCGGGCAATTTAGCCCTGCTAAGCGGAAATTTTTAATGGCTGTTGCTGCATCCATACCTACGACTAGCCATTGGTATCATTGGGGAGATATCGACTTTGGTGGATTTTCTATGCTGGCAAGACTAAGACGGGAAATTAAGCACGATGTTATTCCATACCGCATGGATAAATCGGAATTGATAAGATATTCTTTGTTAACGGCATCAGTACAGCCGCAATATATTGAAAAGCTATGTAGCTTGAAGCGGCATAGCGAGCTTGCCGATTGTTTACCCTGCATTGACCATATGATAGAAAATCGTGTCAAAATGGAACAGGAAGCTATGTTGACCGATCTTATTTAA
- a CDS encoding SbcC/MukB-like Walker B domain-containing protein, with the protein MKRMTKLLLIHWHYFVHEVIELDKVNFLTGKNASGKSTVMDALQLLLLADTSGSFFNKAASGRGNRTLSGYLRGELGDNEDSGFKYLRNGRFTSYIALEFFDEEKKKYFTSGCCFDTYSENDMQKLFFRFDGAMPSNEFVINRKPMDITTLRAYIKEHYSIGRSYTTDVNRDFRQDLYGKLGGLRDRFGQLLRKAVSFNPDVDIQKFISEFVCDTQQTVDVSRMQENIRSYKSLEQEADVLKDRITLLEHIVTDHQTFESHRQNEILYSYLIDRAQVDIKLTTSAGEKEKVTAYSAQLTVLNDTLAKETERQSKLQGERNIMQANLLSNKEAQILEHLQSQISEKEQLISTLHGDFGRTSALLSRSIASWRMNINGFIQKIQGTDTSSLDPILTTRVHDLVDEGQQFYTKLETLGNSDAASILTVGEKGLIHYSARADVIRMQCNGLVSRFSEEQQKVADNRKGLLTEQQSLESGVYRFPQDVLDLKEAVIGRLHTQTGSSVKVVVVSEAAELRNKRWRNVIEGYLNTQKFYLIVPPEHFDTALRVYDDIKRQRNIYNTGIVDIEKLQRINPIAEPGSLAEELETDDPNVRLFLDFTLGRVKKCDRVSDLRRHRTAITDDGMLYQNFVVRAMNPDRWAKPAIGQGAIQQRLEDVKREIKELTDKIAVCASVKIAFQSGNALMILSESDAKQTVTAAVNVGQIPAIEQEVILLNKSMESIDKSTVEAIQERIESLDQQLGALYKQIDVYKHEFSTIKERLRVCIEETIPRLSKELETMELELSRKYEAEWLQSTGNTRYQRELLSRGNAVDIERAFPRELSRSVNAKNALWDELRTLRRQYNDKYIMGYDIDAVSNDAYDNAWIELSDIKLPEYLTRIADARSKAFEQFQEDFLSRLQYNIKDARRQIDGLNSALSGSSFGEDTYRFLIIPKQEYKRYYDMIVDPMLLEGGYNLLSDQFNAKYKDEIAELFAIITNEGTGSKAQERDDYEKRVQAFTDYRTYLSFDLEVINREGESQRLSKTLGKKSGGETQTPFYIAVLASFAQLYRIGRDKTANTSRIILFDEAFSKMDGERIVRSVELLREFNFQVVLSAPPDKIGDIATLVDRNLCVLRVGKQACVRSFDPRKLEELDYE; encoded by the coding sequence ATGAAACGGATGACAAAACTCTTGCTGATTCATTGGCACTACTTTGTCCATGAAGTTATTGAGTTAGATAAAGTGAATTTTCTGACCGGAAAAAATGCCTCAGGGAAGTCAACGGTTATGGATGCTCTGCAGTTGTTACTGCTTGCCGATACTAGTGGTAGCTTCTTCAACAAGGCTGCCAGTGGACGCGGTAATCGAACCTTAAGTGGATATTTACGCGGTGAATTAGGCGACAATGAGGATTCAGGTTTTAAATATCTACGTAATGGACGTTTTACAAGCTATATCGCCTTAGAGTTCTTTGATGAGGAGAAGAAAAAATATTTTACCTCAGGGTGTTGCTTTGATACTTATTCGGAAAACGATATGCAAAAATTATTTTTTCGATTTGACGGAGCCATGCCGTCAAATGAGTTCGTTATTAATAGGAAGCCGATGGATATTACAACTTTGAGGGCATATATCAAGGAACACTATTCCATAGGACGTAGTTATACTACCGATGTAAATCGAGATTTTAGGCAGGATTTATATGGGAAACTTGGAGGCTTGCGTGATCGCTTCGGTCAGTTATTGAGGAAAGCTGTTTCGTTTAATCCCGATGTTGACATACAAAAATTCATCTCGGAATTCGTCTGTGATACGCAACAAACAGTTGATGTCAGCCGAATGCAGGAAAATATTAGAAGCTATAAAAGCCTGGAGCAAGAGGCTGATGTGCTTAAGGATCGAATCACGTTGCTTGAACACATTGTTACGGATCATCAAACCTTTGAAAGCCACAGACAAAATGAAATTCTATATTCCTATCTGATTGACCGCGCGCAAGTAGATATCAAATTGACTACTAGTGCAGGTGAGAAAGAAAAAGTAACCGCTTATTCCGCCCAGCTAACTGTATTGAACGATACCTTAGCAAAGGAAACTGAGCGGCAGAGCAAACTGCAGGGTGAACGTAATATCATGCAAGCCAACCTGCTCAGTAACAAGGAAGCGCAAATTTTAGAACATCTCCAGTCTCAAATCTCAGAGAAAGAGCAACTAATATCTACGCTTCATGGGGATTTCGGTAGGACTTCTGCATTACTTTCAAGAAGCATTGCTTCATGGAGGATGAACATTAATGGGTTCATTCAGAAAATTCAAGGGACAGATACTAGCTCTCTCGATCCGATATTGACGACTCGTGTTCATGACTTGGTTGATGAAGGACAACAGTTTTATACCAAGCTTGAAACACTCGGAAATAGTGATGCAGCATCCATTTTAACAGTTGGGGAGAAAGGGCTCATTCACTATTCAGCCAGAGCGGATGTTATACGAATGCAGTGCAACGGCCTCGTTTCACGATTCTCTGAAGAACAACAGAAGGTTGCCGATAATCGTAAAGGATTACTGACGGAGCAGCAGTCCCTTGAAAGTGGTGTCTACCGCTTTCCACAGGATGTACTTGATCTCAAGGAAGCTGTTATAGGGCGTTTGCATACGCAAACTGGTTCATCAGTTAAGGTAGTAGTAGTGTCGGAAGCAGCTGAACTTAGGAACAAACGCTGGCGTAATGTTATTGAAGGATATCTTAATACACAAAAATTCTATCTGATTGTCCCACCGGAGCACTTTGACACTGCACTTCGTGTTTATGATGATATTAAAAGACAACGAAACATCTATAACACTGGTATTGTGGATATTGAAAAGCTTCAAAGAATAAATCCCATTGCAGAACCTGGAAGCCTTGCTGAAGAACTTGAAACAGATGATCCCAATGTGCGCCTATTTTTAGATTTTACACTTGGTCGTGTGAAGAAATGTGACCGCGTCAGTGATTTACGCCGGCATCGAACAGCGATTACAGACGATGGAATGTTATATCAGAATTTTGTTGTAAGAGCGATGAATCCAGATAGATGGGCTAAGCCTGCTATTGGCCAAGGTGCAATTCAGCAACGCTTGGAAGATGTAAAAAGAGAGATTAAAGAGTTAACTGATAAAATAGCTGTTTGTGCATCGGTAAAGATTGCCTTTCAATCGGGAAATGCTCTAATGATACTAAGTGAATCGGACGCTAAGCAGACTGTTACGGCAGCGGTAAACGTTGGACAGATTCCAGCGATAGAACAAGAAGTCATTTTGCTGAATAAAAGTATGGAGTCTATTGATAAAAGTACTGTTGAAGCAATACAGGAACGCATCGAGTCATTAGATCAACAACTGGGGGCTCTTTATAAACAGATTGACGTATATAAGCACGAATTTAGCACCATCAAAGAACGCTTGCGTGTATGCATAGAGGAAACAATTCCAAGACTTTCTAAAGAATTGGAAACGATGGAATTAGAACTTTCTAGAAAATACGAAGCTGAATGGCTCCAGAGCACAGGAAATACAAGATATCAACGTGAGCTCTTAAGTAGAGGTAATGCAGTTGATATTGAACGGGCATTTCCGAGAGAACTTAGCCGCTCCGTAAACGCTAAAAACGCTTTGTGGGACGAGTTGAGAACTTTGCGCCGCCAATATAATGATAAGTATATCATGGGGTATGATATTGACGCCGTGAGTAATGACGCTTACGATAATGCGTGGATTGAGCTTAGCGATATTAAACTTCCGGAATATTTGACTCGTATCGCCGATGCCCGAAGTAAAGCTTTTGAGCAGTTTCAGGAGGATTTTTTAAGCCGTCTACAATATAACATAAAGGATGCAAGACGGCAGATTGATGGACTAAACAGTGCATTAAGCGGAAGTTCCTTTGGCGAGGATACATATCGTTTTCTGATTATTCCAAAACAGGAATATAAACGATATTATGATATGATCGTAGATCCAATGCTGCTGGAAGGCGGGTATAATCTTTTGTCTGATCAGTTTAATGCAAAATACAAGGATGAGATTGCAGAACTGTTTGCAATTATCACGAATGAAGGAACCGGATCGAAAGCACAGGAACGCGATGATTATGAAAAGCGAGTACAAGCTTTTACGGATTATCGGACTTATCTTTCCTTCGATTTAGAGGTCATTAACCGCGAGGGAGAATCACAAAGACTCTCTAAAACACTTGGAAAAAAATCTGGTGGCGAAACCCAGACGCCATTTTATATTGCAGTATTAGCATCATTTGCACAATTGTATCGCATTGGCCGGGACAAGACAGCTAATACATCTCGTATCATCCTGTTTGATGAAGCATTTTCCAAGATGGATGGCGAGCGAATTGTGCGTAGTGTTGAACTGTTACGTGAGTTTAACTTTCAAGTGGTACTTTCAGCACCACCCGATAAAATTGGGGATATTGCCACTCTTGTAGATAGGAATTTATGCGTGTTACGTGTAGGAAAGCAGGCATGCGTGCGTAGTTTCGACCCTAGGAAGTTGGAGGAGCTTGACTATGAGTGA
- a CDS encoding DUF4194 domain-containing protein: MWNEKYIGLTTYEKGEFKRLANYLLSHTYMVRYEYQSSQQMTLPNYDYQIASRLFGILHDYFAITGWRLEKDDNYGIMSLINIFDHNRLRIDRFTTLFLYTCRLIYEEEREQVNSFHTVKTDTQAVVEKMRMLGLLDKGKTTQKERIEAQRTLAHHNIIQKMESSAWNNEGNQILILPSILSIISNQGINDMITELDELRVDDDTSTTGEQED, encoded by the coding sequence ATGTGGAATGAGAAGTACATAGGACTAACTACTTATGAGAAAGGCGAGTTCAAACGTTTGGCGAATTACCTGTTATCTCATACATATATGGTGCGATATGAGTATCAGTCTTCACAGCAAATGACCTTGCCAAACTACGACTATCAGATAGCTTCACGTCTATTTGGAATTTTACATGATTATTTTGCGATCACTGGCTGGCGGCTTGAAAAAGATGATAATTATGGAATCATGTCCTTAATAAATATATTTGACCATAATCGCTTGAGAATTGATCGATTCACTACATTATTTTTATATACATGCCGTCTCATATACGAAGAAGAGAGAGAACAAGTAAATAGCTTCCATACGGTTAAAACAGATACTCAAGCAGTTGTTGAAAAAATGCGAATGCTTGGACTTCTTGATAAGGGGAAAACAACACAAAAAGAACGTATTGAGGCCCAAAGAACGCTTGCGCATCATAATATTATTCAAAAAATGGAATCTTCTGCATGGAACAATGAAGGTAATCAAATTCTCATTCTCCCATCCATCTTATCTATTATTTCCAATCAAGGGATCAACGATATGATAACAGAATTAGATGAGCTTCGAGTAGATGACGACACTAGCACAACTGGAGAACAGGAGGATTAG